GGGGGAGAGGAGACCCTGAGCCTCGCGGAGGCGTTTCTGGAGCATGTCTCCATGGTGAAGATCCTCCCCGAAGGAGGGTACGATTTCGGAATCCTCGCGAAGAAAAACGGCTTCGGCGCCGATCCCCTGGACTTTTTCACGGTGGTCCGGGATGAAGGAATTTTCAGGGTGGGTGTGCGGCTTCTCCTGGCCGACGGGGCAGCGGAGGACGTGCCGTCCGTGCAGGCCGTGTCGCGGGAAAGTGACAGCCGCTTCCTCGTCTTCGACGGGGAACGGGACGGGAGATTCAGGGATCCTGTGGCGGCGGCCGAAAGGGAGGACGGCGGAGTGTATCCGGCAGGCAGGGGAGGGTGCTCTGCCGTGAACCACGGCGGTTATGCCCTGTTCATCCTTCTGCCCCTGCTGCTTCTCGCCTGGAGATAGATCCGGTTGTGCTCCTGTCCTGTACAATCGGGGGAGGGGAGAACACCCGCCGATTCTGGAGAAAGAGGGCTGAGACCGTCATGACGGAAAGAACCGAACTGGAGAAAATGCTGGCCGGAGAGCTCTACGACGCTTCCGACAGGGAGCTTGCCGGTATGAGGGAGAGGGCCCGGGACCTGTGCCGTCTCCTGAACGCCTCGCCTGAGGCCGACGGGAACGGGAGGCGGTCCCTGTTCATGAGCCTCTTCGGTACCGGGGGGGAGACGGTGAACGTCCAGCCCCCCTTCTTCTGCGATTACGGCGTCCACGTCTTTCTCGGGCAGAAGGTGTTCTTCAACTTCAACTGCGTCATCCTCGACGTGTGCAGGGTGACCATCGGGGACTATTCCATGTTCGGCCCGGCGGTGCAGATCTACACGGCGGCCCACCCCATGGAAGCGGAGGCCAGGCGGGGCAGGGAGTTCGGCAGGCCCGTCACGGTGGGCTCCGATGTCTGGGTGGGCGGAGGGGCCATTCTCTGTCCCGGGGTGACCGTGGGCTCCCGGTCCGTGATCGGTGCGGGAAGCGTGGTCACCAGGGACATCCCGGAGGGAGTCTTCGCCGCGGGCAATCCCTGCCGGGTCATCCGCCAGGTTTCCCCGTGACGGGAGAGGGTCAGTTTTTGCCCGCTTCCCCCGTGTCCGGTGCGAGGGGCTCCCTTCCCAGGGGGCGCAGGGCGAGAAGGCTCGCCGCCATGGCGACGGCCACCACGGTGAACCCGGCGAAGTAGCCTGCGGCGGTGAACGTGCCGGGCGCTTCCCCCGGAAAATGGTCGATGATGATGCCCGTTCCCCACTGGAAGGCCACCGCCGACAGCACGGCGGTCATGTTCATGGCGCCGAAGACGGCACCCCGCTCTCCCGGGGGGGAAACAGCGGTGATGGCCGCCAGGGAGAACACTCCCCGCATCCCCGAGGTCATACCAACGGTGAAGGCCGCCAGGCCGCCCACCCACACCGCCCCTCCCCACCCCGCCGCCGCGAGCAGCAGAAACCAGCTCAGCGCGTTGGCCGCGCTGACCTTCCGTATGATTCCCGGCAGTCCGGCGGGGGAGACAACCACGCCGCTGGTGAAGACGGGGCCCAGCATCATCCCCACGCTGACCAGGGAACTCCAGAACCGGGCAGACCCCGGTGAGGCATTGAAGGCAGCGGCAAACCACGACACGCCCCACAGTCCCTGGAAGGTGAGCAGGGAGGCCGAGGAGATCGCCCAGAGGGTCTGGAGAGCCCGGACCCTGCGGTTTTTCATGATGAACAGAATGGCCTGCCCTATGCCGGGGAAGATGGAGAACAGGCTCCTGGCTTCCTTCCCCGCGGCGGAAAGGCGGATGGGGTCGGCAGGGGCCCTGCGGGCAAGAACCAGCGCCATGGCGAGGGGGATGGCCGAGAGCAGGGCGAAGGTGCCCGTCATGCCGAAGGTGTCCACGGCGAAGCCCAGAGGAGCCACGGACACGATGGCCCCGAGGCTGGACAGCCCCATGTTGATGGCCGCGTAAAAGCAGTACCGCTCCGGGGGGAAGGCGAAGGCCTGGAAGACGAGTACGGCGGAATACATGGGGGCCACGCCGAATCCGGAGAGAAGCCGCCATGCCCCCAGGGTGAAGGGGGTCCTCACGAAGGTGAGCAGCAGGCATGAACCCGCCGTGAGGAGCAGTCCGGAGATAACCACCCTCACCGGGCCGTACCGGTCGTGAAGAATGCCCGAGACGGGCTGCAGAAAAGCGTAGGCGTAAAAGTGGACGCTCGAGATGAAGCCGATCATCGCCGCGCTCATGCCGAGCCGCTCCCCTTCAAGGGGCAGCACCACGGAGGCGGAGATGCGGAAGAAAACGGTCAGGAAGAAGGAGCCCACCAGGAGAAGAAAGAGGGGGAAAGATGAATCGGAAACCAGGCCGCGGACGGTGCTTTTGGATAATGACACGGGGGACTCTCCTTTGCTCCAGTCAATTTGGTGAACAGCATACCACAGGTCAGGTCGGTCCAGAAGAGGGCGAAAAGTCCCTGAATCCGAAGGTCCCGGCGGCGCTCCCCGCTGCCTGCGGGGATTCAGGAAAGACCGGAAAAATGACCGTCCCCTCCGGAAGGGGGGAATGGTAATATTGATTCAGACCGCACCGAGGAGGAGAAAAATGAACGCCCCAGCCTGGAAAACCTCTGCCTGCCCCTACGACTGCCCCGACGGATGCGCCATGCGCGGCCGCTTCGACGGGAATGCCGTGACCCTGGAACCGAACCCCGCCCTTCCTTATTCCACCTTCCTCTGCGAAAAGGGAATGCGGTGGGCGTCCCGGGCAACGAGCCCGGCCAGGCTGTCCTCTCCCCTTACCCGGAAGGGAGGGGAGCTCGTTCCCGT
The nucleotide sequence above comes from Aminivibrio pyruvatiphilus. Encoded proteins:
- a CDS encoding sugar O-acetyltransferase; the protein is MTERTELEKMLAGELYDASDRELAGMRERARDLCRLLNASPEADGNGRRSLFMSLFGTGGETVNVQPPFFCDYGVHVFLGQKVFFNFNCVILDVCRVTIGDYSMFGPAVQIYTAAHPMEAEARRGREFGRPVTVGSDVWVGGGAILCPGVTVGSRSVIGAGSVVTRDIPEGVFAAGNPCRVIRQVSP
- a CDS encoding MFS transporter — encoded protein: MSLSKSTVRGLVSDSSFPLFLLLVGSFFLTVFFRISASVVLPLEGERLGMSAAMIGFISSVHFYAYAFLQPVSGILHDRYGPVRVVISGLLLTAGSCLLLTFVRTPFTLGAWRLLSGFGVAPMYSAVLVFQAFAFPPERYCFYAAINMGLSSLGAIVSVAPLGFAVDTFGMTGTFALLSAIPLAMALVLARRAPADPIRLSAAGKEARSLFSIFPGIGQAILFIMKNRRVRALQTLWAISSASLLTFQGLWGVSWFAAAFNASPGSARFWSSLVSVGMMLGPVFTSGVVVSPAGLPGIIRKVSAANALSWFLLLAAAGWGGAVWVGGLAAFTVGMTSGMRGVFSLAAITAVSPPGERGAVFGAMNMTAVLSAVAFQWGTGIIIDHFPGEAPGTFTAAGYFAGFTVVAVAMAASLLALRPLGREPLAPDTGEAGKN